The DNA window GCGGCGACAATCTGACCGGAGACGGTTCGGGCGACGACGAACGCATCAGCATCGACCTGAGCGCCCTGTCACCCCAGGTGAAATGGCTGGTCTTCACCATCAATTCGTTCAGCGGCCAGAACTTCGCAGCAGTTCGCAATGCATTTTGCCGCCTCGTCGACGACACGACCGGGCAGGAACTCGCCCGCTACGACCTCGGCGCGGTAGGGGCCGCCACCGCGATGATCATGGCGAAGCTGGAACGCACAGGCGGAAGCGGCGCAGATGACGGCTGGCACCTGACTGCCCTGGGAGAACCGGGCAGCGGGATGACCGTGCGGGCGATGGTCAAACCTGCCCTCAGGCTGCTGTAGAGCAACCGGGCATGGAGAAGTTGTTTTCCAGCTTCAGAGCGTGGCTTTGCGCCAGCGGCCCGACCAGAAACGCCACGCATAACAGCTCGACAGCAGCGTGATATACATCAGCGCCGCTGCCCACGCGCCCGCTACCCCGTAGCGCGGAGCCAGCCACGCGGCCCCCGGCACCATCAGCAGCCACGCGCCGCCCAGCGTGACGAGCAGCCGAAAGCGCGTATCGCCCGCGCCACTGAGTGCCCCGCCCAGCACGATGCCCACGCCGTCCAGCAGCAGATAGCCCGACATGACCGCCAGTACCGACGCGCCCAGTTCCAGCACCCTGGGATCGTTGTTGAAGAGCCCGATCAGCGTGCGCGGAATCAGCAGGAAGGCCAGCGTCAGCAGCAGCATCAGGCCCGCAGACAGCCCGGCACCGCGCCAGCCGATGCGGGCCGCCAGATCGGGCCGACCTGCACCCAGCGCCCGTGATACCAGGCTGGAGGTGCTGGCGTTCAGGGCGAAGGCAGGCAGAAACCCGAAACTGGCAAACTGGTTGGCGATCTGCGAGGCGGCGAGTTCGGTGGGGCCGAGGCGGGCGATGATGCCCAGAAAGACCGTGAAGGCACCGACATCGGCCAGATCGGTCAGACCGGCGGGCAGGGAAATACGGATCACAGAGCGCACTTCTCCGCTGTTTGGACGCAGGAACCAGAACCGTCCGTACTGGGACCGGTACAGCCGCAGCACCAGCCAGAACGACAGCAGGCCTTGTAAATCCACCGCGATCAGGCTGGCCCACGCCGCGCCTGCCACGCCCCAGTGGAATCCGAAGACGAACAGGGCTGCCAGCGCCGCATTTACCGTCACGAGCATCCACGACAGCAGCATCGGCGTTCTGGTGTTGCCCAGGCCCAGCATGATCGACACGCTGGCAGTGCCGATCAACGCGAAGGGGATTTCGAGAATGCGGATATGGGCGTAGGTCTGCGCGACGCTGGCGATGGCGGGCGCGGTGTGAAGCAGCGTCAGCACCGTACTTACCAGCCAGGGGCCGATAAAGGTGAGGGGAACGCCGATGAGGGACAGGGTCAGGAAGATGCCCGCCCAGCGGCGGATTCCGTCTGTGTCGCCTGCTCCGAGCGCCCGCGCAACGAAGGTGGAAGCGGTGTTGAGAGCGCTGCGAAACAGCAGCGACACGGTGAACAGTACCAGAGACGCCAGCCCTACGGCACCGACCTCGACCACACCGAGGCGGCCCATGTACAGCGTGTCGGTAAAGCCCACGGCGGTATACGCCAGATTGCTCAGAATCAGCGGCCAGGCCAGGGTCGCCAGTTCGCGGGTTGTGCCCTGCGGAGCCAGTGACTCGGCGGCGTCGGGGCCGGAGGGCAGTTGGTGCGGATTCGGCAGGTCTGCTGAGACGTGGTCGGCTCTGGGAGGGGCGGTGGATTCAGGCACAGGGGGAGCGTAAGCCGCAAACGTCACCAGAACAACACGCCATCTTGCTTAGAGAGGCATTCGTCAGGCGGTCAACCGCGCTCGGCCCTCGTTGCCAGGGGCACAGCCAGCCGCATCCGGTCAGATCACCGACAGGCCGATAACTTTCTAGCGGCGTTTAGAGAAGTTACGGATGCGAATGACATCCATCAGTAGATTTGAACCTTCTGCCATTGGCCAGCGTATCTGGGTCAGAGCGGAAGGAAACGGAAGCCAACTTTCCAGACCCATAACCTTCAAATCGTTTTCTGAAGGTTATGCAGCCCCACTCCCCTGTCTGTCCTGTCTGTCCTGTCCATTCGCCCTCTCCCCCTCCGAGGTCCATTCATGAACACGATCCTGAAATCCCTGACCGTCCTGAGCACCGCCGCCGCCCTGTTCGCCGCGCCCGCCAGCGCCCAGACCATGATGATGCACGCCGGTGCCTTTCATGCCCTCGGGGCGCCCACCAGCGGCACCGCTGCCCTCAGTGAGGCGGGCGGCAAGGTCACGCTCAAGCTCAGCGCCCTGAAGACCGAACCCGGCCCCGGCCTGCAGGTCTGGCTGTACCAGGCGGCTGCCCCGGTCAAGGGCACCAGCGACGCCACCATCGCCCAGGGCAAGTACGTCAAGGTGGGCGAGCTGAAGAAGTTCAGCGGCACCTTCACCTTCGCCGCGCCCGCGGGCACCAAGCTCAACACCTACAAAAGCGTGGTGCTGTGGTGCGCCGACGTCAAAACCGCCTTCGCTGCCGCCGATCTGAAGTAAGGCCACCATGAAACGGCCCACTGCTCTGCTGAACCCCGCCCGGTCACGGCGCACCCTGACCCTGTTGGCTCTGACGGCTTTCGCCTGCCTTCCTGCCAGTTCCGCAACAGGGTCAGCCCTGGCCTCTGCACCGCTGACCGTTGTCGCCAGCGGCCCCCTGATCGGGCTGGATGGACAGGTGGTGGGGCAGGCCCTGATCGAGCAGCGCGGCACCTCCCGGTATCTGCATCTGAAGAACGCTGGCGGCGCGGCAGGAGCGACTCTGGAACTGCTGCTCTCGCCGTCGCTGCGGCCTCTTCGGGCGGGCGATCACGGTGGTCCCGGCCCGCTGGCGCTGCGGGTGGGCTACCTCGACCGGGCCGACCTGAGTCTGCCGTTGCCTGCCTCGCTGCGGGGGCGCTCTGTTCAGACGCTCTGGGTCTGGTGCGCCTCGGTACGGCTGCCCTCGGCCCGTGCGCTGTTGAAGTGGCCCTGAGGCGGGCCCGGCACCGGGACTCACTCGGCCGCTGACCTCTCAACCTGTCACGAGGAAAACCCTCTCCAGAGCGCCACGGGGGCGGACCGGAAGAGGGGTTGGAGCTGAACTGGAAAGGGGTTGGCTCAGCTCTGCTCGGCGAGTCTGCTGAGCGCCTGCCGCGCCGCCTGGGCGATGTCGGCATTGGTGTTGGCATGACCGGCGATGCCCCAGCCGCCGTCCGGAGCCTCGGTGATGAGGACCCAGGTGCGCTCGGTGAGGGTGGGATCGCCCGCAGCGGCTGCGACGATCTCGGTCAGTTCCTTGACCACGCCGAGCCGTTTGGTCTGGTCGAGCACGCCCACCGGAGTCAGGACCTGTACCCGGACATAGTTGCTGTCGCCGCTGACATTCGACAGCGAGTCTGCGGGCAACTCATGAATAAAAGCAGCGGTGTTGTTCATAAACAGTGGAAGAGCGGGCACGCCTTCCCAGCGCATAACGGCGGCGGCCAGTTTCTGGGCCAGGTCGGACTTGTCGGAAAAGGTTCCTGCGGCGGCAATCACATCGATCATGGGCATAGGTCTCTCCAGGTGTCGGTACGACTATGACGAACGTCATACATACTGAAGCAGCATGACATATGACGAACGTCAGAGTCAAGGCGGTCAGAGGCCTTAGTATGGTGAAACTGTGGCACGCCGTCAGACACCCGCATCCACGCCACCCCGCACAGCAGACGCGCCGGGAGACAGCAGCAGAGCGCGAATGGTGCAGAGCGCCGCCTCGCTGATCGGCAGCCGGGGCCTCAACGCCACGTCGTTTTCGGAGGTGGTGGACGACAGCGGTGCGCCCCGTGGATCGATCTACCACCACTTTCCGGATGGAAAAAAGCAGCTCGCGGAGGAGGCGATCCGCTGGACCTCCGAACGTGTGCTCGCGTACCAGGGGGCCTACAGCGGCCAGACCGCTGCGGGCGTGCTGGAGCGCTTTACCGGCATGTGGAGGCAGCTCGTGGTGAATTCGGGCGGCACGGCAGGCTGCGTCGTCGCAGGCGTCGCCATCGACAGCGGGGCCGATGAGAACCCGCTGATTCAGGTGGTACGTGCCACCTTCCAGGCGTGGGTGTCGCTGCTGGCGTCGCAGCTGGAAGGCGCGGGCATTCCCGCCCAGCGGTCCACGTCCCTCGCCCTGACGATCCTGGCGGCGATGGAAGGCGCACTGATTCTCTGCCGCGCCGAGGGCAACGCTGCGCCGCTCGACGCCATTACCGGAGAACTGCTGAAACTGCTGCCCCCGGAAACCGCAGAACGAAAGCTATAGCCCGTCCACCGCTGCCCTCATCCCGCTGACGGGAATTCGCCGTCTTCATCTCAGCGCAGGAGCGGGTGCAGTTCACCTTCCGCCACCAGCGCCAGCCGGTGCAGACCTCTGCTCACGCTCACGTACAGCAGTCGGCTTTCGTATTCGGTGGCCGGATCGTACATCTGCGCGTCGGCCCCCGCCACCACGCAGCCGTCGAATTCCAGCCCTTTTGCCAGATTGACCGGCAAAATCACCACGCCGCCCACGTAGCGGGCCAGTTCGTTCAGAATCGGCTGGGCGTCGAGGTCGTGCTGCTGAAGAAGCGGAACCAGCGCGTCGGCGTCGCTGGCACGGCGGGTCACGACGGCGATATTGCTGTGGCCTGCCGCCTGCATGGTCTTGACGGCGCGGGCGATCAGCTGCGGCAGCGGCGCACCGGTCAGGCGCTCGACCGCCGCGCCGTCCCGGTCCACACCCACCACGCCCGCCACACGGTTGTAGGTGGCGGCGACCTGGGCGCTCAGTTCGGTGATAGCTCTGGTGCTGCGGTAGGTCCGTGAAAGCCGGAGCAGTTCGGCCCCCTGACCAGCCGCATTGCCCAGCGCTGCCTGCACATCGGCCCAGGAGTTCGGGCCCTTGTACCCGTGCAGCCCCTGGTTCAGATCGCCCAGCGCGGTGAGATGACCGGGGCGGGCGGCGCGGCCCAGCAGGGCATACAGCAGCGGCGCATAATCCTGCGCCTCGTCGAGCACCACATGTGAATACGGCTCCAGCCCGTTTCCCACCCGGCGGCCCAGCCCGTCGAGCAGACCGGCCACCGCCAGCATCAGCGGCAATTCGGTCACGTCGGCATACGAGCGGCGCGGCTTGGCGACACTCGCCAGCGGATCGCTCAATAGAACGCTCAGGGTGCGTTCGTCGAGCAGGTCGCCGGCTACCGAGCGCAGGGTGGCCTCATCCTGAAGCAGTCGCCGCGCCTCGGTCACGGGCAACATCCCCGCGAAAATCCGGCCCACCAGCCGCGTCAGATCGGGCGCGAGCTGGCGCAGCACCGACGTTTCCTGAGCGTCCGTCGCGTTCGCCTGCGCCAGCAGTTCGGCTTCCAGCGCGGCGCGGAAGGCGGGGCGATAGCCCTCCAGCGGCTCGCGGGTCAGCACGGTATCCAGCAGGGCATGAAGCTGCGCCGACGACAGCTGGACCTCGGCTTCCTGCCGCCCGGTCTCGACCACCGCCTGATACGCCAGCGTTCCCAGATTGGCTTCCAGACGCAGCCTCAGATATCGGCGCACCACCGCCAGCATCCGCACGTCGCCCAGCGCTTTGGCCCGCCGCCACGCTGCCCGCCTGCGCCCGTTGTCGCGGTCCTGAAGCAGCAGCGTCAGGGTGCGGTCGGTCACATCCATCTTCTCCAGTCCCAGAAATCCCAGCTGCCAGCGCTCGGGCGTGGTCACGGTCACGCCCTCCAGGTTCAGTCCGGGCAACACGCGGGCGGCGTAGCTGGCAAGCACCTGATTGGGCATCAGCACCAGCGTCGTTTCGGGCGTCGCCCGGTGGTGCAGCCGGTCGGGGTGCATCATCCAGGCCAGCCGATGAAAGCCGATGGTGGTCTTGCCCGATCCCGCCGCCCCCTGAATCAGCACGCTCTGCCCGGCGGGTGCCCGCATCGCTGCGTTCTGCTCGGGCTGCAACGTTTCCACCACGTCGCGCATCCCGGTGGTGCTTCCTTCCGACAGCCGCCGCAGCAATACATCTTCGCGCCCGCCCGTGTCGCCGCCCGCCGCCGCGTCGTACAGATCGGTCAGGGTGTGCAGCGCTCTCTGACGAACATCGAGTTGCCGCCGCCGCTGGATGGTGCCTTTCAGACCCCTGGGAGTCGTCCAGCCCGTTTCCTGCGAGTAGTACAGCCCACCCACCTCCGATTCCCAGGAGGTGACGCTGTACGGCCCCTTCAGATCACGGTGGGCGATCTTGCCCACATACAGCGTCTGATCGCGCCCACCCACGCGCACTTTCAGCGATCCGAAATACGGCGCGGGCAGATGAACGCTCAGCATCGCGGCGTGTTCTTCGGCCGTGTCAGCCAGCGTCAGGCTGGTTTCCAGATCGGCTCCGACGTTCCGCGAACGATCCTCCCAGGCTTCGATCTGGGCCAGCATCGAGGTGATGGTGCCGTCCAGATGCTGCGTTTCGGCGGCAAAATCGGGATGGACGGTCTGGGGGTCGGACAGGGAAGCGGGAGACGGACTCGGCATGAGCGGACATCATACCCGGCTCGGCTGGCGTTGACTGGTCTGTGTGCAGTGCCCTGGGCAGACGACAGGATTTCGGCGGACGTTATTTCTGCACCCGCGCCGCCAGCACCCTGACCAGCAGCAGCAGCAGCGAGGCGAAGATCACCATGACCGCACTCAGCACCAGCGCGGGTTTCAGGTCGCTTTCCATGGCGCTGTAGATCGAGAGCGTGATGGTGCGTGTTCTGCCCTGAAGCGACCCGGCAAACAGGATGGTGGCTCCGAATTCGCCCAGCGAGCGTGCCCACGCCAGCACCAGCCCTTCCAGCAGGAACGGCAGCGCGAGTGGCAGCGTGACCCGTGCGAAAACCCGCCGCTCGTTCGCGCCGTCCACGCGGGCCGCCGCTTCGATGTCGGCGTCGAAGGCCGAAAACCCTGCGCGGGCCGTGCGGATGTAAAAGGGCGCACTGGTAAACAGCAGGGCCAGCA is part of the Deinococcus sp. KNUC1210 genome and encodes:
- a CDS encoding MATE family efflux transporter translates to MPESTAPPRADHVSADLPNPHQLPSGPDAAESLAPQGTTRELATLAWPLILSNLAYTAVGFTDTLYMGRLGVVEVGAVGLASLVLFTVSLLFRSALNTASTFVARALGAGDTDGIRRWAGIFLTLSLIGVPLTFIGPWLVSTVLTLLHTAPAIASVAQTYAHIRILEIPFALIGTASVSIMLGLGNTRTPMLLSWMLVTVNAALAALFVFGFHWGVAGAAWASLIAVDLQGLLSFWLVLRLYRSQYGRFWFLRPNSGEVRSVIRISLPAGLTDLADVGAFTVFLGIIARLGPTELAASQIANQFASFGFLPAFALNASTSSLVSRALGAGRPDLAARIGWRGAGLSAGLMLLLTLAFLLIPRTLIGLFNNDPRVLELGASVLAVMSGYLLLDGVGIVLGGALSGAGDTRFRLLVTLGGAWLLMVPGAAWLAPRYGVAGAWAAALMYITLLSSCYAWRFWSGRWRKATL
- a CDS encoding ATP-binding domain-containing protein translates to MPSPSPASLSDPQTVHPDFAAETQHLDGTITSMLAQIEAWEDRSRNVGADLETSLTLADTAEEHAAMLSVHLPAPYFGSLKVRVGGRDQTLYVGKIAHRDLKGPYSVTSWESEVGGLYYSQETGWTTPRGLKGTIQRRRQLDVRQRALHTLTDLYDAAAGGDTGGREDVLLRRLSEGSTTGMRDVVETLQPEQNAAMRAPAGQSVLIQGAAGSGKTTIGFHRLAWMMHPDRLHHRATPETTLVLMPNQVLASYAARVLPGLNLEGVTVTTPERWQLGFLGLEKMDVTDRTLTLLLQDRDNGRRRAAWRRAKALGDVRMLAVVRRYLRLRLEANLGTLAYQAVVETGRQEAEVQLSSAQLHALLDTVLTREPLEGYRPAFRAALEAELLAQANATDAQETSVLRQLAPDLTRLVGRIFAGMLPVTEARRLLQDEATLRSVAGDLLDERTLSVLLSDPLASVAKPRRSYADVTELPLMLAVAGLLDGLGRRVGNGLEPYSHVVLDEAQDYAPLLYALLGRAARPGHLTALGDLNQGLHGYKGPNSWADVQAALGNAAGQGAELLRLSRTYRSTRAITELSAQVAATYNRVAGVVGVDRDGAAVERLTGAPLPQLIARAVKTMQAAGHSNIAVVTRRASDADALVPLLQQHDLDAQPILNELARYVGGVVILPVNLAKGLEFDGCVVAGADAQMYDPATEYESRLLYVSVSRGLHRLALVAEGELHPLLR
- a CDS encoding DM13 domain-containing protein — translated: MNTILKSLTVLSTAAALFAAPASAQTMMMHAGAFHALGAPTSGTAALSEAGGKVTLKLSALKTEPGPGLQVWLYQAAAPVKGTSDATIAQGKYVKVGELKKFSGTFTFAAPAGTKLNTYKSVVLWCADVKTAFAAADLK
- a CDS encoding TetR/AcrR family transcriptional regulator, with product MARRQTPASTPPRTADAPGDSSRARMVQSAASLIGSRGLNATSFSEVVDDSGAPRGSIYHHFPDGKKQLAEEAIRWTSERVLAYQGAYSGQTAAGVLERFTGMWRQLVVNSGGTAGCVVAGVAIDSGADENPLIQVVRATFQAWVSLLASQLEGAGIPAQRSTSLALTILAAMEGALILCRAEGNAAPLDAITGELLKLLPPETAERKL